The genomic stretch TGTCTCTATCTGATTGCCACTTCTTTGCAAAGAGAACTGACATCTCTTCAagtaaataattacataatttaaaaaagatGATGTATGATGTGTAGATAGAATGTAGACAAAATTGGACATGTGTTGGTAAATGTAGTAAGCTAGCAGCTCTAGCTATGTGATGCCAACTcttaacaagaaaagaaaaatttaGGGTAGTCGGAAACTTAGATCCTGCATCATTTTGTTTTACCCTTTGCAAACATGTTTCCTTGTGTCTGACCACAcgtatagagagagaaagaaagagatatagtattaatttagtGATATCGGAAATGTATATATTTTCCAAGGATGGCAACTGTAGATTTAATACAGTGTGAAAGGCTCAATTAAGTTTACTCAGTTTCAAGAGAGAAGgaaaggaagaagaaaatgaagcaAATGAATTGGGTAATGGATGGATATAGGTTTGAGCCAACATATGAGTTATTGAGGAGAGAGAATTATGAAGCTAATGCAAAACTGACATTTATTTCTTGGGAAATGAGACAATCAGCCAAAAGTTTGTTAAACATGTAAACTATGTCTTGAGTAATAATGTTTATCGAGGACGGTCCCAGGTCCCCTTCTAatgcttataacaccataatctaaaattatctttaatttgatatattttttacgaaaaaataatttaaatcgagagagttacgtaaatttagaGTTTTAAGATAATTTTGATGTGAGAGAATTGACGTTAATaccctttaagtttatttaataatttttttaatttaaaatataatgcaTTATTTCAATTACTAGATCTCATAATCTAATGACTACGATTTGgtcttaatttgtgattgttaattagttagcaattgatcactccctaTCGAGGTTATCTATATATataagaagagaaaaaaatgtctaattaaatttgattaataGTCCCGAACATATATTTATAGCTTTTCATGTTTCTGAATAAATATTAGGATTCAACATATGACTGTAAGCCactaaaaatacacattttattaaaatatgttCATATatctatgattttttttcttcactgAAAAAGTATATCAAAAATTTGGGTACTCATCTTTTAAAATTTGGCACAAGTTCAAATTTTATTGTCCAATGTCTATTTTTCAGAGTTTGATACAAAATTCGATTGTCCAATCGTATATAATTTCAAATCCCAAGTTTTCTGGCAAAAACTTCCAATTCATTTTAGAGTAGATTAGGTGACCAAAACGCAACATTACATGAACTATGAGAAAGCTATCATCGAAAACTCTCTTTAAATTTTACATCAAACTCAAGAGAACCGAGTTATTGGCCATGAGAGTTGCCCAAAATAAGTTCAACACCGAGAATAACTTATGTGTTTAAAAATATACAGGACACAATTTTCAAACCTCCAAttcaatataattaaaataaaattactaaaacATCCTTAAAACTTATCAATTTTGGGCAAATGTAGATCGACCAATTTTGGACTTTAGTCTTTATTGTACATGCGAAAGAACAAATgaatgatgagagagagagagagatggatcaAACTAATGTTGACCTTGGGACGTTCTTTTCCTTCATCCAGTCAACCAAAATGTAGTTCATATAGCCACTGAAATGTACGtagcatttttctttttctggaGTTGCAATTCCATTTACATATgtgtatcacacaaaataattaaacttttGCCAGCTTTTATGCGGCCTTGCATTGCTGCATTTTTCTCCTAGTGCCTACAAAATGAGCGACTTTTCCTTCAACAGGCTTGCTTGTTTCTTTAAATTTGCCTATCACTTTATTATAAACACTACATAATCCATTCGAGCATCGATCATGCTTTGGAGCGCTTCAAGTACACCAGTACACCGATGCTGGTCACAGCTACTGCTCCCGCAAATATCCCTAACCCGAGGGAGCTTGATCTGCGCTCTTTGGTAGTCACTGTGGCAGATGACAGCTCCCTTGTTTCTTGACTCGAATCATAGTATTCCAAATGGATTCTCAAAACCTGGGAAGTTAAAGACATGacatcaaatgaaaataaacttcTTCTCAAGTTAAGGATCAGTAGATTTAGACTTCACAGTTTGTTATAGCATGCAATGCAAAGCAAATTATAGGGGAGAACAAATACGCTTACCTTCTGTCCCACAGATTTTGCGTGGGCAACAGCACCAATCAAATCTCCATCTGTGGTGAGCATAACTTTGTCACCTTCATCATCTTCATACTAAAAGATAACAAGGTTTTCAAGCATTAACAAGCTTACCATAAAAATACAGGAAAAGCATTCTACTATGAAAGGTACCCACCAAAAGTTGAGGGCGCTTTTGATCATCAGATACACCCACCCGTTGCATAACAGAGGTAACAAGTTCAGCTAAACTTTCTGTGCCTGGTTAGGAAGAGAAAGAGACAGATATGTCGGAATAAATAAAAGCTCTCTCAAGATATTGACTAAATAAGCTGGATACTGTACGATGCTAATTTGAAAAGAGGCCTTAACATACATCAATATTCATAAGTAAATGAAAGATCATGAACCCTTCACATTTAAAAACATGGATAGCATTTGTTAGAgaaaatacatttaattatcttcAAAGTGTATTCTCTCGAAAGCACCATTCACAAAGGATAGTTGGTCTCTATACAAAAGATGTACAATTAAGCTAGAAGTTAAttgctttttatttaatatgacAGCACCTGATGAGTTGATAAAAGAAAAGTCCAAATAATACTAAGAGATCCCACAAATCAGCAAGAGGCAAAGATCAAGAGAAAGCGAAAGGTAGTAATATAAGCTCTACTCACCCAAATTAAACCTGTGCACACGGTCTTTATGGTCCTTGagtttaaaagaaaatgaatttccaactgGGTAGGAAGGCTTCGAATGTTCTGCAGCATCTGATGGGACATACTGGGACATTGACATCTCACTGTATAAAAGAAGAGCAAGCAAATGATTAGTAGATATGCTTCTCAATCAATAATAACTGAACAAGGGTAAGTAAGACCTCTGAGTGTCACAGTCATCAGCGGGGTCCAAGTTAAGTGCTGAATCCCAAAAATTTTGCATAACCGAATTTGCAGTATCGTTAACTGTTCCAGAGCTATTTTCAAGCTAGAGAGAAAATGGAAGGCATGTAAATCTTTGATCTGAGAAATAACATATCTTTACACTACTAAGacattcaatttttaaaatagcaGATCTCTGTAATTATAACAGTTGGCTCactaaaaacaaaagaaatcaaTAAAATCACGCCATTAAGAAACACTACAAGATACAAAAATGCAGATACGGTTGATATACAATGACATGTAAGGAACTTACCATAGAAATTGCTGCATGAGTTATCTGCAAAACATCCACACAAGCTGCAACACTTCCCTCTACAAAGAAAAATGTCAACTTTTTTTGTAAAActaatttcttttcattttttgtcaactccctccgtcccaagatattagactcatttcttttggcacaagaatttaggAGGTGTTGTTTAGTGGTGTAAGTGGAGTTGGTAATAAAGtaaatttttaccataaatagaaatGGCTCGAGTATGTTGGGACACCCCAAAATGGTATACgagtctaatatcttgggacggaggaagtaataaaCAGTGCCTACATGCAGAGATAGAAATGTAGTACTGACCTTTGTCAACAACGGGAAGATGTAAGAATTTCCCATCACGCATTATGTGCAGTGCTTCAAGAATAGTTGTATCTACTGTTGTACATTCAGGGTCGGGTGTCATTACCTAGTGATCCAATTACCACAAAAGAACAATAAGTCAAAAGCAACATGCCAAACAATGATTATAAGAAGAAAGTTAGGGATGCATGCCCCACCACCAATGAAACTGAAACTAACAAGGGACAAAAAGTATCACTTTCACTTCAAACCTCAAGGGGTCATAGCAGAAATACATATAATCTGAATTACATTAAGGTGCAAAGGCAGCTTCATGAATGATATCAGAAATCGTAGTGACAGAGATCAAATATTGACGCTGCATTCTGAAAATTCAGCATATGATCTACAAGCTGGAGTACTAATGAAATAAGTAGTCAAACCTTCTCCACTAGAGTAAGCTCAGGAGAGAGGTTTTGGGCGACGACTCGCATAAGAATATCTTTTGAACTGAAAACCAATAACCaaaaaacaatgaaaataaGCATTAACATAAAaggttaaaattaaaaaataacataaaaatgaacaaaatattactccataaatCAATTTTGAGAAAGATAACTATCAGTCAATTAAGACATTATTTTACAATCCTAAAGCATGTAAAAAGAAGATGGGGCTTGAGATCAAAGATTGTACGTGAGTATCCCCTGAATACTGTTTCCTGTCATAACAAGAACTGAATTGACCCGTGATTCCCGCATTCTTTTAGCAGCAACATAAACTGGGTCTGAAGGTGATGCAGTTGCAACTCTGAAAAATGATATAGATAGATCATAAGCAGCACTGAGAAAATTATCGTCCCATCTCATGCAAAGAATAAATCTCAGAAAGTATAGCTTACCTAGAAGTCTGAGAAATTATAGTAGACAGAGAAGGTTTGAACATGCGTTCGCGAAGTGTTTCTATGAGAGCTGATGATGCTGAAACACAAACGCAACAGAAACAGAATCTCAGGGCTAAACTACAGACATTTGTAAGAAAAATAGATAGCAGACCAATCAAGTGAACATAAGAAGCCTGCCAAAACACACCAAATGATAATGTTTACCATtccttaaaaatatttaaaataacccACATGGCAGTCTTAAAAAAGCAAACATTTAGGTCCTTGAATCTAAATAAGATTGAAGCTGAACTAATTTGAACTTTGGATCCACTACTGCCCAAACATAGTGTCCTACGACATCTTAGCTAGTCAACCCAATTAAGGAAATTTGAAAGGGTGCATCTAATTAACAAGTAAGGCAAGTTGTATGATATGTAACTTTATCCGAGTTTATATCTCTCAAGTTCATAGCTACTATTGCAAGGActagatgcaacacatagggaAACCATGCATATCTATTGCATGGAATGTTCCTTTAGGACATGTAATGGCCTAGTGAGCACATGCTAGTAACAATGTGTTCTCTAATCTTTACTTTATTTGGATAATCCAAATAATGATCTTCCTAATATGAGTATATGACTCGAAAATTTGCAGTAGATATACATTGACAATGAGTTCTCTAACACTAAGGAGATGTTTTCTTTAATAGAATACCTGAAATTGATCTCcctgatactccctccatcccaattACAAAAGCTAATTGGAATTTTCACAAAGATTAAGAAACTCATTGGAAAAGATACAATCAATTTCCTCATATACCCATATTTATTGTATTGCCAATTTGCTAGAGTTAAATAAGAGAATATAAGTAAATGACTTTTTTTATGGAAACAAGCCTATATATTTGGGACATATGAGAAAGGAAATAAGCCTTCATAATAGGGACGAAGGAATGAAACCAATATTTGCAGCAAATAAACTCTGGCAAGAAGAATAAACTAACCAGAGAAATTGTTTCCAAATTGGCGTTCAACGCCTTCAACTGCAGCTGCAATAGCACTTCCCTGCTCTGCAGCTTTCTCCATTCTTGATATGGCATCATAAAGGCATTTAGTGATATCCAAAATTGCTATAACTTCACCATTCTCAACAACCGGAAGATGCCTAAATTTCCCTGTTAAACAGGAAAACTATAACTTTAGGTGGAGATGTTGAGGGTACCAGACAATGGAATATTGTGTTTCTTTGTGAAGTAAATACCTTTTGGGAATGCTGGTAATTTCATACAGAGATGAAGTGAAATACTTTTTAGGAATACCTCAGGGAAGACAACATAATTACTCTGCTAAATTCTTTCCGCAATATTTTAAGTATTTATAGTTTCATAATCAATTTTACAGTAATCTCGAGCACAAACTAAGTTCCAGCACTTTACCTACGCATAGCAATTCTTAGCAAGAAACAAGCAAATAAAAAAGGTAACCTTGGACCATCTTCTGCAAAGCATCAATAGCCAGAGAATCTGAGCTCACAAAAGTTGGGTTTCTTGTCATAATTTTTGAAATCAATGTCTGCTCGGGTCTCAACTCCTCAGCTATAACCCTGGTCGCTATGTCCTGTACATCATAGATGAACCAATAACTAACAAACACAACATTTAAAGAGATACTGATGCATAATGTATTCCAATTGATTTCAGGGTAGAGACTCAGTTCCAActtttatacatacatatacacGCATACATCTTATGCTGTGAACTATGGTCAGATACTTCCTTTCATACTTGCATTATGCAATGCATAAAAGATTAAAAGTAAACAGACAAAAGAAAGAGTGAAGAACCAGTATAATGGCTACAAAGCTCATAAACTATTACCTTATCAGTGACAATTCCTGAAAGCAAAGCATTTGCATCAGTCAGCAGAACAGCGTCAACACGCCTGGCCAACATCCTTCTACAGGCATCTGATACAGTGGTCCCCTCGGGAATTGTTAGTGCCTTGGATAACCGAAGCTTCTTCACTGTTCTCTCGCCAGCAGTAGACCTGCATGTACATATATAACTCAATCATGTCGAATCATTGACCAAGCAAAAGAAAAGGAATTACTACTACGTATCACATTCACACTTTAGGATTCATTTTGTAGTATACCAAGTGGACAAACATGCAACCAcaattcaattataaaatcaaaagaACACAAACAATGCAATAATGTTTGAATAAAAGAGGTAACCAGTTAATTGTACCATAAGTCCACACACATGAAAAGATATAACACTATCTAGAATAAAAACTGACAATTTGAAATGCCGTTACCCCCCCATCCCCCCATCCACCATAAACACCCAAAATTTCCAGCAGATTGTGATAGAAAAACTGTGTATCAAGGCTCGAAACCTCATCACTTCATATTCTCATCACTTCATATTCTCATCACTTCATACTCAGATATCTTCCCAGCTACTATAACAATCCAATAGGTAGTTATCTGAACCAAATCACTTCCCTTTCATATGTCAACGGCTTTTATACATACAACACCAGCTATTTCAACGcagttttgacaaaaaaaaaatccaattcGAAGACCTAGCATTCACCTTCAAGTAGTTGTTCGCGCATCAATATAACAATAACCTAGCTCAAATCCACtccatcaaattaaaaaaaattgcaaaaaaaaaaattaaaattaaaaaaaattgcggTCGCCGGAGAAAGAGAACTTACAAGTGAGGTGGGGAAGAGGGCTTAGCGTTGGTCCCATTAGCGGCGGAGCCGTTCTCCGACGAAGGCCCCCTCTTCACGGAGGAGGAGGTGCGCTTCTGGGCCACACTGTTGCGTCTCGCTGCCGCCGTCGGGCCAACCACACCACTCATTTTTCTccccctttttttttgttttcctttctatttatataaataatttgaatttgctAAGAATTATGTAACAATATGCTATTTCCTCGTGAATTCAAAAGACCCAAATCTTATTTTGCAGAAAtcgataatttttttaatggatTGAGGAGGTGTTACGGCCTCCACAATTTGGGCTTGCCTTATTAAACCACCCCCTCTCTctcgatctctctctctctctct from Salvia splendens isolate huo1 chromosome 15, SspV2, whole genome shotgun sequence encodes the following:
- the LOC121768288 gene encoding CBS domain-containing protein CBSCBSPB3-like isoform X2, translated to MSGVVGPTAAARRNSVAQKRTSSSVKRGPSSENGSAANGTNAKPSSPPHLSTAGERTVKKLRLSKALTIPEGTTVSDACRRMLARRVDAVLLTDANALLSGIVTDKDIATRVIAEELRPEQTLISKIMTRNPTFVSSDSLAIDALQKMVQGKFRHLPVVENGEVIAILDITKCLYDAISRMEKAAEQGSAIAAAVEGVERQFGNNFSASSALIETLRERMFKPSLSTIISQTSRVATASPSDPVYVAAKRMRESRVNSVLVMTGNSIQGILTSKDILMRVVAQNLSPELTLVEKVMTPDPECTTVDTTILEALHIMRDGKFLHLPVVDKEGSVAACVDVLQITHAAISMLENSSGTVNDTANSVMQNFWDSALNLDPADDCDTQSEMSMSQYVPSDAAEHSKPSYPVGNSFSFKLKDHKDRVHRFNLGTESLAELVTSVMQRVGVSDDQKRPQLLYEDDEGDKVMLTTDGDLIGAVAHAKSVGQKVLRIHLEYYDSSQETRELSSATVTTKERRSSSLGLGIFAGAVAVTSIGVLVYLKRSKA
- the LOC121768288 gene encoding CBS domain-containing protein CBSCBSPB3-like isoform X1, producing MSGVVGPTAAARRNSVAQKRTSSSVKRGPSSENGSAANGTNAKPSSPPHLSTAGERTVKKLRLSKALTIPEGTTVSDACRRMLARRVDAVLLTDANALLSGIVTDKDIATRVIAEELRPEQTLISKIMTRNPTFVSSDSLAIDALQKMVQGKFRHLPVVENGEVIAILDITKCLYDAISRMEKAAEQGSAIAAAVEGVERQFGNNFSASSALIETLRERMFKPSLSTIISQTSRVATASPSDPVYVAAKRMRESRVNSVLVMTGNSIQGILTSKDILMRVVAQNLSPELTLVEKVMTPDPECTTVDTTILEALHIMRDGKFLHLPVVDKEGSVAACVDVLQITHAAISMLENSSGTVNDTANSVMQNFWDSALNLDPADDCDTQSEMSMSQYVPSDAAEHSKPSYPVGNSFSFKLKDHKDRVHRFNLGTESLAELVTSVMQRVGVSDDQKRPQLLVGTFHSRMLFLYFYDGDLIGAVAHAKSVGQKVLRIHLEYYDSSQETRELSSATVTTKERRSSSLGLGIFAGAVAVTSIGVLVYLKRSKA